In the Podospora bellae-mahoneyi strain CBS 112042 chromosome 4, whole genome shotgun sequence genome, one interval contains:
- a CDS encoding hypothetical protein (antiSMASH:Cluster_10), with translation MFAPSSPYLHLQHHQFDRAMNPPYYSSRAGVRGKRNSGPSTCTCRSRQRGCGRTLPACPNCRRQGQEFAMGSWHRGNDGRLVARGGRQRGILSVRSRKFDLANKRAGHHSVKKHSFILSLPRGLSLARLVRGDKSCYRQKNGDLPLSVSFPLSDGEDLEMTDLYELLVKMSLCEEEAMQQEQQFEALSLPCVEIDMQDEIPAVFQREATPPPESSSEPASISSSATSSASSSPVTTPQVDSQGETAKDGPSREAETEAEVKAEQVEPDTEEEPASEQACIMQEQTEASTAKPTTPPQSLLNILHPLHQSTPLDEADLATMLNWLLQPDIFSHLSVQSSSAKSSFTAPPKDDDGSPFPSTDHFLQIMEVISQLTAKVLMKPSSVDAEVQEKGRVEITVEHLSVIMNLRLLLDYAARVLCIRSIETQNNNTSSMGANANAQQVA, from the exons ATGTTTGCCCCATCGTCCCCatatctccatctccaacaccatcaatTTGATAGAGCCATGAATCCACCATACTACAGCAGTCGAGCCGGCGtcagggggaagaggaattCGGGTCCGTCAACCTGCACTTGTCGTT CCCGGCAAAGAGGATGTGGCAGAACACTTCCGGCTTGTCCAAACTGTCGCCGCCAGGGCCAGGAATTTGCCATGGGATCATGGCATCGTGGTAATGACGGCCGCCTTGTGGCCCGCGGCGGCCGCCAGCGTGGCATTCTCTCGGTCCGGTCCAGAAAATTCGATCTTGCCAACAAGCGAGCCGGCCACCACTCCGTAAAGAAACACagcttcatcctctccttgCCACGGGGTCTTTCCCTTGCCCGCCTGGTCAGGGGGGACAAGTCTTGTTACCGTCAGA AAAATGGCGATCTCCCCCTCAGCGTCTCATTCCCCCTTTCAGACGGTGAAGATTTGGAAATGACGGATCTCTACGAACTCTTAGTCAAGATGTCTCTGTGTGAAGAGGAGGCGATGCAGCAAGAACAGCAATTTGAAGCCCTTTCGCTCCCATGTGTCGAAATCGATATGCAGGACGAAATTCCAGCCGTGTTCCAACGGGAGGCTACACCTCCGCCTGAATCCTCCTCCGAGCCAGcatccatctcttcctcGGCTACTTCTTCGGCCTCGTCATCACCGGTAACAACGCCCCAAGTTGACTCTCAGGGTGAGACAGCAAAGGACGGGCCAAGTCGGGAGGCCGAGACGGAAGCAGAGGTCAAAGCTGAGCAGGTCGAGCCAGATACTGAAGAAGAACCAGCGAGCGAGCAAGCCTGTATCATGCAAGAGCAAACGGAAGCTTCAACggccaaacccaccacccctccccaatcacTCCTCAACattcttcaccccctccatcagtCCACCCCCCTTGACGAGGCGGACCTGGCCACCATGCTCAACTGGCTCCTTCAGCCCGATATCTTCAGTCACTTGTCGGTCCAATCGTCCTCGGCCAAATCATCTTTCACCGCACCCCCCAAGGATGACGATggctcccctttccccagcACAGACCACTTCCTCCAGATCATGGAGGTTATCTCCCAGCTCACCGCCAAAGTCCTCATGAAACCTTCCTCTGTCGACGCCGAGGTCCAAGAAAAGGGGCGGGTGGAGATCACCGTCGAACACCTTTCCGTCATCATGAACTTGAGGCTGCTTCTGGACTATGCGGCCAGGGTCTTGTGCATCAGGAGCATCGAGACtcagaacaacaacactaGCTCCATGGGTGCCAATGCCAATGCTCAACAGGTGGCTTGA
- a CDS encoding hypothetical protein (antiSMASH:Cluster_10; EggNog:ENOG503NXVM; COG:K): protein MQPQPALKSTYKAPPLLPGWTEHKAPTGHTYYYNAETKESTYKRPVTAAAPPTAPSANPASSFWQHQAVPQINLSDPNVANAFMSQYGQPQHQPGQQRGGRGPGGRGGSHARPKPQPIDKPRSKVAIPGHEPWILVCTKYGRRFAYNSAKNASYWRIPEKLMPAILELDKARIRQKAEGKALDTLQDSEGPPEKTDCPEEQEKDYDSSEYEEVEVTDDEDGGDGHATKRQRTEDPDQSENNGPVEFTEEDIAAQLAAMGADYGEDYEMGEDYDDYDRGEAAPQLSDDDARELFKDMLSDFNINPYSPWDTLIEQGRIVDDPRYTVLPTTKARKEVWEEWSRVTIQELKELRQKQEKKDPRIAYFALLQDKATPKLYWAEFKRKYKREDAMKDIKVADKDREKWYREYISRLKLPQSTLKSDLRKLLESVPLSQLNNRSSASSLPTAVLTDLRYWSLDTKSRDEFVEGYIAGLGPPPDSGAEQGAGEDEATKKAKEERRKRERALQDRERAVQEEKHRQEKKLQFERARLREEERELERAMQVGKRGLQSQLTPQEGERFI from the coding sequence ATGCAGCCGCAGCCAGCGCTCAAGTCGACCTACAAGGcgcctcctcttctgccAGGCTGGACTGAGCACAAAGCCCCGACGGGGCACACGTACTATTACAATGCCGAAACCAAAGAGTCCACCTACAAGCGGCCTGTCACGGCAGCAGCCCCTCCAACCGCGCCGTCCGCTAACCCGGCATCGAGCTTTTGGCAACACCAAGCCGTACCCCAGATAAACCTCTCCGATCCCAATGTCGCCAATGCCTTCATGTCACAGTATGGCCAGCCACAGCACCAGCCAGGGCAACAGCGTGGTGGGCGTGGGCcgggaggccgaggtggttCCCACGCGCGACCAAAACCACAGCCCATCGACAAGCCGCGATCAAAGGTGGCTATCCCCGGCCATGAACCATGGATCCTCGTGTGCACCAAATACGGCCGCCGATTTGCCTACAACTCGGCCAAGAATGCCAGTTACTGGCGAATTCCCGAGAAGCTCATGCCCGCCATTCTTGAGCTCGACAAGGCGCGCATTCGCCAAAAGGCAGAGGGCAAAGCTTTGGATACGCTTCAAGACTCTGAAGGCCCGCCGGAAAAAACAGACTGCCCTGAAGAACAAGAGAAGGACTACGACAGTTCTGAATACGAAGAAGTCGAAGTgaccgacgacgaggatggcggcgatggccACGCCACGAAGCGCCAACGAACCGAGGATCCCGACCAAAGCGAAAACAACGGGCCGGTCGAGTTTACCGAGGAAGACATCGCTGCGCAGTTGGCCGCCATGGGTGCTGACTATGGAGAAGACTACGAGATGGGCGAAGACTACGACGATTATGACCGTGGCGAGGCGGCCCCCCAGCTatccgacgacgacgcccGCGAGCTTTTCAAAGACATGCTGTCCGACTTCAACATAAACCCCTACAGCCCTTGGGATACCTTGATAGAGCAGGGCAGGATCGTAGACGACCCCCGGTACACAGTCTTGCCCACTACAAAAGCCCGCAAGGAGGTCTGGGAGGAGTGGTCCAGAGTCACGATtcaggagctcaaggagctgcGACAAAAGCAAGAGAAAAAGGACCCCCGTATCGCCTACTTCGCCCTGCTGCAGGACAAGGCCACGCCAAAGCTCTACTGGGCCGAGTTCAAACGAAAATATAAGCGGGAGGACGCCATGAAGGATATCAAAGTGGCTGACAAGGACAGGGAAAAGTGGTACCGGGAGTACATTTCTCGGCTCAAACTTCCCCAGTCCACGCTGAAATCCGACCTCAGGAAACTGCTCGAATCGGTTCCCCTGTCGCAGCTCAACAACCGgtcttccgcctcctccttaCCAACCGCTGTCTTGACGGATCTTCGGTACTGGTCCCTCGATACAAAGTCCAGAGATGAATTTGTGGAGGGTTACATTGCTGGGCTGGGGCCTCCCCCTGACTCGGGCGCAGAGCaaggggcgggagaggacGAGGCGACGAAAAAGGCCAAGGAAGAAAGACGCAAGCGGGAAAGGGCGCTTCAGGACAGGGAGCGGGCGGTGCAGGAAGAAAAGCACAGGCAGGAAAAGAAGCTCCAGTTTGAGCGTGCCAGGCTGAGGGAAGAAGAACGGGAGCTTGAAAGGGCCATGCAGGTGGGCAAAAGGGGGCTACAGAGCCAGCTTACGCCACAAGAGGGGGAGCGGTTCATTTGA